Genomic window (Vampirovibrionales bacterium):
GAGCCGATTCACGGAAGAGCAGGTTATTACTGCATTACGGACACAGGAAAGCGGTCAGAAGACGGTCGAAGGTGTCTGTCGGGAGCTTGGCATCTCGCAAGCCACGTTCTACAAGTGGAAAAAGAAGTACGGAAACTTGAGCATCTTGGAAGCCAGGCGTTTACGGGTTCTGGAAGTAGAGAATTCCCGACTGAAAAGGCTGTTGAGTGAGCGCACACTGGAACTGGATGCGCTGCAGGACGTGCTAAAAAAGCTTTAGGGCCTTCCCGTCGTCGGATTCTGTTTCATTGCCTGCGCGCGGACAAATACAAGCTGTCGAAACGTCAATGCGCCCGGCTATCGCGCGTGCGTCGGCACGGCTTACGCTCTGTGGCAGACGCCAGGAATGAATCCCTGCGTCAGGCAATCCTGCGTCTTTCCAATCGTTTCGCGAGGTTCGGCTATCGCCGGATTCACGCCATACTGGTGAAGCAGGAAGGTTGGACAATCAACGTGAAGCGGGTGCGGCGGATCCGGAGCGAGGAAGGCCTACAAGTCAGAAAGAAAACGAAGAAACGCAGGCGAGGCCAAGGCGTTCAGTCGCCCGAACAGGCCGTTGCGCCAAATCACGTGTGGACGGTTGATTTTGTGCAGGACCGCCTGACTTCTGGCGGCCGTGTCCGGCTATTGACGGTGCTGGATGAATTTACGCGCCAGTCCCTGTGCATTCGCGTGGAACGTTCTCTCAGGGGCGAGGATGTGCGCCTGACATTGCAGACGTTGTTTAGGGATTACGGGATTCCCCGGTATCTACGCAGCGACAACGGGTCGGAATTTGTCGCCCGTTGCCTGCAAAGCTGGCTACAGACGCAGCACACGCAGTCGCTCTTTATTGAGCCTGGGAGCCCGTGGCAAAACGGCAAGTGCGAAAGTTTCAACGGCCGTTTGCGGGATGAATGCCTGAACATGGAAGCCTTCGATACGTTGAGCGAGGCTCAGGTCGTGATTGAAGCATGGCGCGGGCATTACAACACCGAGCGTCCTCACAGCGCCTTGCAATACCGAACGCCTGAAGTTTTTATTCTCGACTGGCAGGGTGAGCAGGCGGCTTTACGTCTGATCGCCTGAAAAAATCCAGCATTCCAAACCCGCTGAAACCACAGCGGGCGAATTTATCGTGGAAATGGAAAGGTGTTGAAAAGCGGTTGAAAAGCGCTGGCGCTTTCCAACCGCTTTTCAACACCAGTTTTTGGCGTTCGACGACGATTTTAAAATTGGAACTCAGGACGCCGACCTGAAAACGTGCTAAAATCCTAAAATTCGACTTTTGGATGGTTCCGGGTACGGGGCTCGGTCAGCAAATTGCAGATATATCATAAGCTGATGACATGGCATTACTAAACGTCTCTATAATTTTAGATTTCAAGACTTGCTCTTGGAATTCTGGCAACCATATATCATTAAAATTCACATCTGGAAGAGATTTGGTTGGATAAATTTTCATCGCTAAGTTAGAAATAATTTTCCCATTAAGCTTAGGAACCACTGTAAATATTCTCTTCTCATCAAGAGCTTCTTTGGCAATCTGAATAACCGTTTCAAGTTTATTTAATTCTTCAAGCTCTGATATAGTCATAATAATTGCAATCTCAACCGCAGGCCAGTAAATACCATCGTTTTTCTTTAATGGAACAGTCTTGTATTCTCCCTCTATACCTTCTTCTTTTAGGTTCCTCAACAAGCATTCCAAAGTTTTCTTTAAACGATGTTCGCCCCGATTTTTGCTAAATTTTGAAGCGGCTGCAATAGACTTCCCAAAGCTAGCTCGTTTTGCCATTGCTACAGCAAGTTCTATAGAATCTTTCTCATATTGTGCTGCAAACTCCTGTAGAATTTCAGATAAATATTCAAGTCGTTCAGAAATGGCTATTAATTGGTCGGCAGGAGTGTCATCTAACATCCTCCATATTGTCGAGCTTGTACACTTTTGAGCATCCTCGGATAAATGTAGTGAAAAACTAGCTACCGCTTGTGCCTCAGACTTCTGAGATACAGCACACAGACGAGGTATTAAATTATTTAAAATGGAAGTTAGGAGCGTTCCTATAGTATCGCTGGATATCCCAAGATTAGAAGCATTTTTAAGACTTCCAAGAAGGCTTGGAACCATTGTAAAACTAAGCCCGTTGCATGCTTGAACAATAGAATTGAGCTCTTCAGCAATCTGCTCTTGATTATTAAATTTTACGCCTCGAATCCATTTTTCTGTAACCTCACGAAAGA
Coding sequences:
- a CDS encoding IS3 family transposase, with protein sequence MLFHCLRADKYKLSKRQCARLSRVRRHGLRSVADARNESLRQAILRLSNRFARFGYRRIHAILVKQEGWTINVKRVRRIRSEEGLQVRKKTKKRRRGQGVQSPEQAVAPNHVWTVDFVQDRLTSGGRVRLLTVLDEFTRQSLCIRVERSLRGEDVRLTLQTLFRDYGIPRYLRSDNGSEFVARCLQSWLQTQHTQSLFIEPGSPWQNGKCESFNGRLRDECLNMEAFDTLSEAQVVIEAWRGHYNTERPHSALQYRTPEVFILDWQGEQAALRLIA
- a CDS encoding transposase codes for the protein MKTSRFTEEQVITALRTQESGQKTVEGVCRELGISQATFYKWKKKYGNLSILEARRLRVLEVENSRLKRLLSERTLELDALQDVLKKL